The nucleotide sequence CAATGAGCCTTGCTATATGAGGTGAAACCAGACCAACCCAGCTTATCATCCCGCTTATCGCCGTTGTCGCTGAAACTGCCAACGCTGCCAAGCTTATGATAACCTTTCTGTAGAGCGAGACGTTCATTCCAAGGGCTTTCGCCTCGTCGTCTCCAAGGGAGAGCACATTAAATGCCCAGCGCATGGCTGTTAAACCAAAAATTCCAAGAAGAATAGGGATTGAGAAGAATTTCAAATCTTCCCATCTAATGCCTGCAAAACTTCCAAGCAGCCAGAAGACTATCGTTGGGAGCTTATCATAGGGATCAGCCAAGTATTTGGCTATTCCCACAAGAGCGGAGAAAAATGCAGAAACTGCTATTCCAGCAAGCAGAAGGCTGATTATTCCATCTCCAACAAGTCTGCTCATTTTATACGCTATAACAACTGCAACCAAGCCGAAGACGAATGAAAATGTTTGCACCAAATATGGGTTGAACGAAAACAGTAATATAGCGATGACAGCTCCAAAGGCAGCACCACTCGTAACGCCAAGGATGTTTGGTCCTGCAAGATGGTTTCTGAAAAGATTCTGAAAAGCCAGTCCAGCTAAGGAGAGTGCAGCCCCTGCCAGTGATGCAGCAATAATTCGAGGTAATCTTACATCAAGAATTATAGTTCTGGCTAGTTCAGTCATATGGACGGGATTGACGAATAACCTTCCAATGAGGAGCGAAATAAAGAAAACTGTGAAATAAAGCAAAGCAAAGCGCTTCAACTTATATCACCAACTATCTTAACTTTGTCGATGCTTATTCCGAAGAACTTCTGATAGAACTCATCCGCTTTCTTCTTAATGTTCAAGTCCTTGAAGAGGTCTGGATGCAGAACTTTGGCAGTCCAGTATAAGCCAAGAATCCACTTTGGCGCTGGGTAGTCCCAGCTCTCCCCATCGTTGGGCATTGCATAAACTTTGCCTTCCTTTACAGCTTTTATACTACTCCATGCTGGATCATTGAGTATGTCCTCTTTAACCTTGGTACTTGGATATTTTAGGGAATAGCTAACAACGAGTATAACATCTGGATCCCACCTTGCAACCTGTTCAACGTTTATTACATTCCATCCCCCTGGTAATTCTTTAGAAACGCTTATTCCTCCCGCCATTTCAATGAGAACATTCTGGAAATATTCCCTGCCTGGAGCTTTGAAGGCTTTGCTCTTTAGACTGTAATAAATAAGCAGAACCCTTGGCTTTTCACTTTCCGGTATTTTGGCTGTTCTTTCAGTCACAACTTTCATGGCGCTCTTGTAATATTCAATTGCTTCTCTTGCCTTGTCTTCCTTTCCGAGTGCTTTGCCCATTATCTCAAGACTCTTCAGGTAGTTTTCGACAGTTTCTAAGTCCAACGCAATTACTGGAATGCCGAGATTCTCAATCTGTTCGTTGAGCCTCTCATTACCCCATGCGGCTGTAAATACTACATCAGGGTTGAGCTTTTTGACTTCTTCAACGTTTGCACTTTTGGGACTACCAACGAATATCATCCTGTTTTTCATTCCTGGGTCGATTAGTTGAATAAAGGCATCGTTCATTGCTAGTGGTGTACTCCCAAGAACCTTTTCTCCTTCACCGAGCAGGTAAACCATTTGAGTTGCAAGGCCATAGAGTGAGACTATCCTTTCAACCGGCTGCTTTATTCTAACTGTTTTTCCTCTGAAGTCAGTAACTTCCACATATCCTGTTTTTGTTGTGGTTTCTTCATTTCCTTCAGCTGCTTTGATTACTTCTATTCTTATGACAGCCTTAACCCACAGGTTTCCAGGTGTTATGTAGCATCTGTCCTTATTTACGAGAGCAATCTGGAGAGGATAAATGTTCTCGTCGAGTTTGAATTCTATGGGTTTCCCATTGAACTCATAGGCTATTATTGGCACAACGCTCCCTTTAATGGGGTTGCCGTTCTCGTCCATTGTATCGATGCCCTTTCCAAGAACAAAATCATAGCTTACGGTAACTGAATATCCATCTGCTGCTGTTATAATGTAATTATAGTCAGGAGAAAGACCATTCACAAGCTTGAGGAGATCGGTAAGAAGAACGCCTTTGTAAGTCCCAACAGCTTTGATGGAGCCTGCTTTTGTCTTAAGTCCTCCTTTACCCTCAAACTGTGGCAGTTTTTTAATGTCTTCAAGAGTTAAGGCTTTTTCTTCACCATTAGGACCAATGAGCCTCAAAACTACTTCGTTCTTTTCCTGTGTTGAAGTTGAACTTGAAATTGTTGGTGAGATGCTCTTTTCAGGGGTGACTGTTTTTGTTCCAGTTATACACCCGCTTGAAATCACGCTAAACATCAGGACTCCAATCAAAAGCAGTATTAAGCACTTTTTCACGGTAACCACCGAGAAATACACATCTTTGTGGAATTTAAACATTTTGTGTAAACAAAAATGTTTATGTTAAATGTTTATATTTACAAGAATCTCGAGAGTATCGAAACACTTAAATTTAGTTTCATATTACATGTCTCTTGGGCGTTGAAAATATGGAACGTCGGTTAGTAATAGCATTCATAATTTGTGCAATCCTAATTGTGTTGCCTTTTGCCGTTAAGCTAGCTGAGAATAGTCTGCAGTCAGAGGTTTCCTTACCTCAGCAAAACACAACTTTAGTTTCAAATGGCATTTACTACTTAGGCTCCGCCGTTTCTCATGAAGGTTCTGACCTGCTTTGCGTTGTTCCCGCTAAAGCTTATGTTCCCGAAGCCGGTACTGAGGTTACAATCAACGTTACAGTTAAGTTTAAGCATGCTCAGCCATGTCCATATCCGGATTGGAAGATTCTAACTGAGAATCCAGTTAATGTTGAAGTTGTCAGCGAGAGTGAGACCAAGCTGGCTGATGCATACACAGCAGTTAAGCAGTATACAGTAAAAGTTCTTGGGAATGGAGCGCTTGATGTGGTGTTTAAATATGGAAGTGGATGTCCTTACGGTACGGAAGAAAGAGTCACAGTTTACTTTTACATTGGAACTCCATCAGAAGAGGAAATAGCAAATACTTCTGCTCAAGTTCCCGAACTTAATACAACTGAGAAGGTCATAGTGGGAGTCATTGAAGAGGTAAATCTTGGAGAACGCTATTTTGTTGTCAATTCAACTAAGATTGCAATCAGAGGAAAGTGGAGGAGCAATGAAGGAGCAGAATACAACTGGAAGGAAATGCTTGCCCTCCTTAAAGTTGGAGAAAGGGTTGAAGTTAAGGCCACTTATGAAGATGGTGAATGGAAAGCCTATTAGATAACGATAAACGGCAAAACGTTCGTTAAGGGGTGATAAAATGAGCTTTAAGCTTAGGATGTGGGTGTCTCTAACTCTCTTTGTTTTGTGGCTGATAAC is from Thermococcus paralvinellae and encodes:
- a CDS encoding FecCD family ABC transporter permease, coding for MKRFALLYFTVFFISLLIGRLFVNPVHMTELARTIILDVRLPRIIAASLAGAALSLAGLAFQNLFRNHLAGPNILGVTSGAAFGAVIAILLFSFNPYLVQTFSFVFGLVAVVIAYKMSRLVGDGIISLLLAGIAVSAFFSALVGIAKYLADPYDKLPTIVFWLLGSFAGIRWEDLKFFSIPILLGIFGLTAMRWAFNVLSLGDDEAKALGMNVSLYRKVIISLAALAVSATTAISGMISWVGLVSPHIARLIVGYDNRKLVPASAFVGATLLLICDDIARTLTPSELPLGVVTSLIGAPILVAILARRYRNAQG
- a CDS encoding ABC transporter substrate-binding protein codes for the protein MKKCLILLLIGVLMFSVISSGCITGTKTVTPEKSISPTISSSTSTQEKNEVVLRLIGPNGEEKALTLEDIKKLPQFEGKGGLKTKAGSIKAVGTYKGVLLTDLLKLVNGLSPDYNYIITAADGYSVTVSYDFVLGKGIDTMDENGNPIKGSVVPIIAYEFNGKPIEFKLDENIYPLQIALVNKDRCYITPGNLWVKAVIRIEVIKAAEGNEETTTKTGYVEVTDFRGKTVRIKQPVERIVSLYGLATQMVYLLGEGEKVLGSTPLAMNDAFIQLIDPGMKNRMIFVGSPKSANVEEVKKLNPDVVFTAAWGNERLNEQIENLGIPVIALDLETVENYLKSLEIMGKALGKEDKAREAIEYYKSAMKVVTERTAKIPESEKPRVLLIYYSLKSKAFKAPGREYFQNVLIEMAGGISVSKELPGGWNVINVEQVARWDPDVILVVSYSLKYPSTKVKEDILNDPAWSSIKAVKEGKVYAMPNDGESWDYPAPKWILGLYWTAKVLHPDLFKDLNIKKKADEFYQKFFGISIDKVKIVGDIS